A window from Pseudonocardia cypriaca encodes these proteins:
- a CDS encoding sigma-70 family RNA polymerase sigma factor, with protein MSEQTDVPDELVARAMTGDHQAVGTLIALIRPMVVRYCRARLGRVDRSSVSADDVAQEVCLAVLTALPGYRVQGRPFLAFVYGIASHKVIDAHRAATRNRSEPVADIPDSVEVADGPEQRALRIELSSEMGKLLDTLPDKQREILVLRVVVGLSAEETAEAVGSTPGAVRVAQHRALARLRKSMPEEEVV; from the coding sequence ATGAGTGAGCAGACAGACGTACCCGACGAACTGGTGGCCCGTGCCATGACGGGCGACCACCAGGCCGTCGGGACACTGATCGCGCTCATCCGGCCCATGGTCGTGCGCTACTGCAGGGCACGCCTGGGCCGAGTGGACAGGTCGTCGGTCTCCGCCGACGACGTTGCACAGGAGGTGTGTTTGGCCGTGCTCACGGCCTTGCCCGGGTACCGCGTGCAGGGACGCCCGTTCCTCGCGTTCGTGTACGGGATCGCCTCTCACAAGGTGATCGACGCACACCGGGCAGCCACTCGGAACCGGTCGGAGCCGGTCGCGGACATCCCGGACTCGGTCGAGGTGGCCGACGGGCCCGAACAGCGCGCGCTGCGGATCGAACTGTCGAGCGAGATGGGCAAGCTGCTCGACACGCTCCCCGACAAGCAGCGGGAGATCCTCGTGCTGCGCGTCGTCGTTGGACTGTCTGCGGAGGAGACGGCCGAGGCCGTCGGCTCCACCCCGGGAGCCGTCCGGGTGGCACAGCACAGGGCGCTAGCGCGCCTGCGGAAGTCGATGCCCGAGGAGGAGGTGGTCTGA